The Geminocystis sp. M7585_C2015_104 genome includes a region encoding these proteins:
- a CDS encoding ABC transporter ATP-binding protein: protein MQWRKESQTEKPLIRLDSVYKIYGEGENQVHALGGVSLKIEKGEYCAIMGASGSGKSTMMNIIGCLDRPTTGNYFFNGQNVASLSPRQLAELRNRSIGFVFQQFYLLPQLTALENVMLPMIYGGVPEKERRSRAIEALRKMGLGNRLDYKPNQLSGGQQQRVAIARAIVNQPLLLLADEPTGALDSETTKEILSIFQSLNEEGMTIVLVTHEADVAAQSSRIIHFADGRIKGETYCSPSRPST from the coding sequence ATGCAGTGGAGGAAAGAAAGTCAGACTGAAAAACCACTAATCCGGTTGGACAGTGTTTACAAAATATATGGGGAGGGGGAGAATCAGGTTCATGCTCTGGGGGGGGTGAGCCTAAAAATTGAAAAGGGAGAGTACTGTGCAATAATGGGGGCGTCGGGGTCGGGGAAATCTACTATGATGAACATAATTGGCTGCCTGGATAGGCCCACCACCGGGAACTATTTTTTCAATGGACAAAATGTAGCAAGTCTTTCCCCCCGACAATTGGCAGAACTGCGCAACCGCTCTATAGGCTTTGTTTTCCAACAATTCTACCTTTTGCCACAGTTGACTGCGTTGGAAAATGTCATGTTACCCATGATTTACGGCGGTGTTCCGGAGAAAGAACGACGCTCCAGGGCAATAGAGGCACTAAGGAAAATGGGATTGGGAAATAGGCTAGACTACAAGCCCAATCAACTGTCGGGGGGACAACAACAAAGAGTGGCCATTGCCCGGGCTATTGTAAATCAGCCGTTACTGCTGCTAGCAGACGAGCCCACAGGAGCCTTAGATTCAGAAACCACCAAGGAGATTCTTTCCATATTTCAAAGTCTGAATGAGGAGGGGATGACAATAGTTTTAGTAACCCATGAGGCAGATGTGGCGGCTCAAAGCTCGCGTATTATCCACTTCGCCGATGGCAGGATCAAGGGGGAAACCTATTGCTCCCCGTCCCGCCCTAGTACTTAG
- the gshB gene encoding glutathione synthase: MRFLFIIDEIASLDPTHDSSVAMMEAAQLLGHYVYITTIERLSVVEGKGHAYVSPVTLKPVQRVDDHWQAERDWYSLGDWQFVPIESFDAVLMRKDPPVTTSYLYATYILDLVNPKNTKVINSPRGIRAANEKMYALQFTSVIPDTIVTQDKQLIRDFLQKKGKVVIKPLGGKAGEGILLLEREDKNFNSLIEISTKKGLEPIMVQEYLPASSQGDKRIIIVNGKPVGAVNRIPNKGDFRGNMAVGGTVAPAKITPRDWEICQVLRPRLLQDGLFFVGIDVIGGYLTEVNVTSPTGIREIDLLSHSSLGELTVREIENFCLDNG; this comes from the coding sequence ATGAGGTTTTTGTTTATTATCGATGAAATTGCCTCCCTCGACCCCACCCATGACAGTAGTGTGGCTATGATGGAGGCCGCCCAGCTACTGGGTCATTACGTTTACATTACCACCATTGAAAGACTGAGTGTGGTAGAGGGTAAGGGTCACGCCTATGTTTCTCCCGTGACTCTTAAGCCAGTACAAAGGGTAGATGACCACTGGCAGGCCGAAAGGGATTGGTATAGCCTGGGAGACTGGCAATTTGTCCCCATCGAGTCCTTTGACGCGGTTCTAATGCGCAAAGACCCCCCCGTCACTACTTCCTACCTCTATGCCACCTATATTCTAGATCTCGTAAATCCTAAAAATACAAAAGTAATTAACTCCCCCCGGGGAATCCGTGCCGCTAATGAAAAGATGTATGCTTTGCAGTTTACATCAGTGATTCCAGACACCATTGTAACCCAGGATAAGCAACTCATAAGGGATTTTTTGCAAAAAAAGGGGAAAGTGGTGATAAAGCCCTTGGGGGGTAAAGCGGGGGAGGGCATTCTCTTGCTTGAGAGGGAGGATAAGAATTTTAACTCTCTCATTGAAATCAGTACCAAAAAAGGCCTGGAACCCATTATGGTACAAGAGTATTTGCCGGCTTCCTCTCAGGGGGATAAAAGGATAATTATTGTTAATGGTAAGCCGGTGGGTGCGGTAAATCGCATCCCCAATAAGGGGGACTTTCGCGGCAATATGGCAGTGGGAGGAACTGTTGCACCGGCAAAAATAACCCCCCGAGATTGGGAAATATGTCAAGTGCTCAGGCCTCGACTTTTACAAGACGGTTTATTTTTTGTGGGAATTGATGTTATTGGTGGTTATCTGACGGAGGTCAATGTAACTAGTCCTACCGGTATCCGCGAAATTGATCTGCTTTCCCATTCTAGCCTGGGAGAACTTACCGTGCGGGAAATAGAAAACTTTTGTTTGGACAATGGCTAG
- the grxC gene encoding glutaredoxin 3: MAAKVEIYTWSRCPFCIRAKNLLREKQVDFIEYCIDGDEEARRKMAQRANGRTSVPQIFIDGVHIGGCDDLYQLEFEGKLDRLLQGGVG, encoded by the coding sequence ATGGCTGCCAAAGTAGAAATTTACACCTGGAGTAGGTGTCCTTTTTGCATAAGGGCGAAGAATTTACTCAGGGAAAAGCAGGTGGATTTCATAGAGTACTGTATAGACGGAGATGAGGAAGCGAGAAGGAAAATGGCTCAGAGGGCTAATGGGCGTACCAGTGTGCCTCAGATTTTTATTGATGGTGTGCACATTGGCGGTTGTGATGACCTTTACCAGTTGGAGTTCGAGGGAAAATTAGATAGACTATTACAGGGTGGGGTTGGCTAA
- the pyk gene encoding pyruvate kinase gives MNEKYKHRTKIVATVGPACAKAEIIKEMILAGASTFRLNFSHGTHEDHQRSIRLIRQAENELNRPIGILQDLQGPKIRLGKFPCGSIKLEKGDHYILTSRKVECNQEIGYVSYDRLAEEVPVGARILLDDGRVEMIVKEVDQEKQELHCQVVVGGILSSNKGVNFPNVSLSVKALTEKDKRDLMFGLDQRVDWIALSFVRNPQDVLEVKDLISSAGKSTPVIAKIEKHEAIEQMEEILSLCDGVMVARGDLGVELPPEEVPILQKRLIRTANRLGIPIITATQMLDSMVRNPSPTRAEVSDVANAILDGTDAVMLSNETAVGDYPVLAVETMAKIAMRIESEMGSLLASWDKGPRYYTSFVPHSPEYSGGESQNIPNAIAQAVGQIAQHLKAAAIMTLTKTGATARNVSKFRPQTPIFAVTPHVSVSRQLQLVWGVKPLLLLDLPGLKQAFEGAINLAREKGLLKDGDLVVITAGTLQGVSGSTDLIKVEIVKGALSPGVGFGQGTITGRARVILDPSQISNFRPGDILVTHGTDSRYVDAMRVASAIVTEEGGVRSHAAQIGMRLGIPVIVGVKDATRMIRDASFITLKIEQGLVYLGALNAGGEGQI, from the coding sequence ATGAATGAGAAGTACAAGCACCGCACAAAGATAGTAGCGACAGTAGGGCCAGCTTGTGCGAAGGCAGAAATAATAAAGGAGATGATTTTGGCAGGGGCAAGTACTTTTAGGCTAAATTTTTCCCACGGAACCCACGAAGATCACCAAAGGAGTATTCGTCTAATACGTCAGGCGGAAAATGAGCTGAATAGGCCAATTGGTATACTACAGGACTTACAAGGGCCGAAGATTCGTTTAGGCAAATTCCCCTGTGGTTCGATAAAGTTAGAAAAAGGGGATCACTACATTCTAACCAGCAGGAAAGTGGAATGCAACCAGGAGATAGGATATGTAAGCTACGACAGGCTAGCGGAAGAGGTACCAGTAGGGGCGAGAATACTGCTAGACGATGGTAGGGTGGAAATGATAGTAAAAGAGGTAGACCAAGAGAAACAAGAATTGCACTGTCAGGTGGTGGTAGGGGGAATATTGTCCAGTAATAAGGGAGTGAACTTTCCTAATGTAAGTCTATCAGTAAAAGCCCTAACAGAAAAAGACAAAAGAGACTTAATGTTCGGGTTGGATCAGAGGGTGGATTGGATAGCCCTAAGTTTTGTGCGCAATCCTCAGGATGTGCTAGAGGTAAAAGACTTAATCAGTAGTGCCGGCAAGTCAACGCCAGTAATTGCCAAGATAGAGAAACATGAGGCGATAGAACAAATGGAAGAAATCCTTTCTTTGTGTGACGGGGTAATGGTGGCGAGGGGAGATTTGGGGGTAGAATTGCCGCCAGAGGAGGTACCAATACTACAAAAACGATTAATTAGAACTGCCAATCGTCTAGGAATACCGATTATAACGGCCACCCAGATGTTGGACAGTATGGTGAGAAATCCAAGCCCTACCCGTGCAGAAGTGTCAGACGTTGCCAACGCGATTTTGGATGGGACAGATGCGGTAATGTTGTCAAATGAGACAGCAGTGGGGGATTATCCGGTATTGGCGGTGGAGACCATGGCGAAAATAGCCATGCGTATAGAAAGTGAAATGGGCAGTCTCTTGGCTTCTTGGGACAAAGGGCCTCGTTATTATACTAGCTTTGTGCCCCATAGTCCCGAATATAGCGGAGGTGAGAGTCAAAACATTCCTAATGCCATAGCCCAGGCGGTAGGTCAAATAGCCCAACACTTGAAGGCGGCGGCCATTATGACCCTAACCAAAACCGGTGCGACAGCGAGGAATGTATCCAAGTTTCGGCCACAGACGCCGATTTTCGCGGTCACTCCCCATGTAAGTGTATCTCGTCAACTACAATTGGTATGGGGTGTAAAACCCCTGCTACTGTTGGATCTACCCGGATTGAAACAGGCATTTGAGGGGGCAATAAATCTAGCGAGGGAAAAAGGGCTACTGAAGGATGGGGATTTGGTGGTAATCACAGCCGGCACTCTCCAGGGGGTGTCTGGATCTACGGACTTAATTAAAGTAGAGATCGTGAAGGGGGCACTAAGTCCGGGTGTTGGTTTCGGACAGGGGACTATCACCGGCCGAGCTAGAGTCATTCTGGACCCGTCTCAAATAAGCAATTTCCGTCCTGGAGACATACTTGTAACTCATGGTACCGACAGTAGATATGTAGATGCTATGCGTGTAGCCTCGGCTATTGTAACGGAGGAAGGGGGGGTAAGATCTCACGCGGCGCAGATTGGCATGAGACTAGGTATTCCGGTTATTGTGGGGGTGAAGGATGCCACTAGAATGATTAGGGATGCCAGTTTTATAACTTTGAAAATCGAACAGGGATTGGTATACCTGGGGGCTCTCAATGCTGGGGGTGAAGGGCAAATATAA
- a CDS encoding AarF/ABC1/UbiB kinase family protein: MTLTKTPPHQDTKDVLEEVHVQPRVIPKKHKEDLGPVSDLSPESWRYHPEMIMEYYSRRRWLVIRRMVAIIFPLLSFFLALWWDSLRGKTKQNEAKRAVQLRELLTQLGPAYIKIGQALSTRPDLVPPTYLNELSQLQDQLPPFDNEIAYQFIEEELGAPPLEIYQEISPNPIAAASLGQVYRGRLKTGEEVAIKVQRPDLVRRITLDIYIMRSLAMWVKGYVKRIRSDLVAIVDELASRIFEEMNYLQEGENAVKFKKLYGHLPEIYVPKIYWEYTGRRVLTMEWIEGIKLTKIKEIQARGIDATHLVEVGVQCSLQQLLEHGFFHADPHPGNLLAMPDGKLAYLDFGMMSTIEPYQRYGLIQAIVHLVNRDFEALAQDYVKLGFLSPDTDLTPIVPALANVFNNALGASVAELNFKKITDEMSAIMYEFPFRVPAYYALIIRSLVTLEGIAINIDPNFKVLSKAYPYVAKRLLTDPAPELRDSLRDLLFKDGYLRWNRLENLLRNAKDSPDYDFDKVINQGLDFLLSDRGEFIRERLADEIVNYLDYIGQRAWLNITHTLSQTFGFGDNNNKVVENGQRLPPPSWQHIGNIVQILQQTRGYDPLKLIPLVTTILQSRETQKLGQRIAGGLAEKATVRLIRALLLTNTSNNHGSSGKIAHCNAKGPLVANIPQQESNGR, translated from the coding sequence ATGACATTGACTAAAACTCCTCCACACCAGGATACAAAGGACGTCCTCGAGGAGGTCCACGTACAGCCCCGAGTAATACCTAAGAAACACAAAGAGGATTTGGGGCCAGTAAGTGATCTCTCCCCGGAAAGTTGGCGATACCATCCGGAAATGATAATGGAGTATTATAGCCGGAGAAGGTGGCTGGTAATCAGAAGGATGGTGGCTATTATATTCCCCCTGTTATCCTTTTTTTTGGCGCTTTGGTGGGACTCTTTACGGGGGAAAACAAAACAGAATGAGGCAAAAAGGGCAGTCCAATTAAGGGAACTCCTCACACAACTAGGACCTGCTTATATTAAAATAGGCCAAGCTCTCTCCACTCGTCCAGACTTGGTCCCCCCCACCTACCTCAATGAGTTGAGTCAACTGCAGGATCAATTGCCTCCCTTTGACAATGAAATTGCCTATCAGTTCATCGAAGAGGAATTAGGTGCACCCCCCCTGGAAATATACCAAGAAATATCCCCTAACCCCATTGCCGCCGCCAGTCTAGGACAGGTTTATCGCGGCAGGCTGAAAACTGGCGAGGAAGTGGCCATCAAAGTCCAACGTCCCGATTTAGTTAGACGCATCACCCTGGATATCTATATCATGCGCTCCCTTGCCATGTGGGTGAAAGGCTATGTCAAGAGAATAAGATCGGACCTGGTGGCTATTGTGGACGAGTTGGCCTCTCGCATCTTCGAGGAGATGAATTATCTTCAGGAGGGGGAAAATGCAGTCAAGTTCAAAAAATTATATGGCCACCTCCCGGAAATATACGTGCCCAAAATCTACTGGGAATATACCGGCCGTCGTGTTTTGACTATGGAGTGGATAGAGGGCATTAAACTAACAAAGATTAAAGAAATTCAGGCTCGGGGTATCGATGCTACTCACCTGGTGGAAGTGGGAGTACAATGTTCTCTACAACAGTTGTTGGAACACGGTTTTTTCCATGCTGACCCCCACCCCGGCAACCTCTTGGCCATGCCTGACGGCAAGTTGGCCTACCTGGACTTCGGCATGATGAGCACTATTGAACCCTATCAACGTTATGGTCTCATACAGGCTATCGTACACCTTGTCAATAGGGATTTTGAGGCTCTTGCCCAGGATTATGTCAAATTGGGATTTCTCAGTCCAGACACTGATCTTACCCCTATTGTCCCCGCCCTGGCCAATGTGTTCAACAATGCCCTCGGCGCCAGCGTAGCTGAACTCAACTTCAAAAAAATTACCGACGAAATGTCCGCCATAATGTATGAGTTTCCCTTCCGTGTCCCCGCCTATTACGCCCTCATTATTCGTTCTCTGGTGACCTTGGAGGGTATAGCCATCAATATAGATCCCAACTTTAAAGTCCTAAGCAAAGCATATCCATATGTTGCAAAAAGACTACTTACAGACCCGGCACCGGAACTGCGGGACTCCCTTAGGGATTTACTCTTCAAAGACGGCTATCTTCGTTGGAATAGACTGGAAAATCTTTTACGCAATGCCAAGGATTCTCCTGACTATGACTTCGACAAGGTAATAAACCAAGGATTAGACTTTCTCTTGTCAGACAGGGGAGAATTTATTAGGGAAAGACTGGCTGACGAAATTGTCAACTACTTGGATTATATTGGGCAAAGGGCTTGGTTGAATATAACTCATACCCTTAGTCAGACTTTTGGCTTCGGCGATAATAACAACAAAGTAGTAGAAAATGGTCAAAGGCTTCCTCCCCCCTCCTGGCAACACATTGGCAATATTGTCCAGATTCTACAGCAAACCAGGGGTTATGATCCCCTTAAATTGATTCCCCTGGTCACTACTATTTTACAAAGTAGGGAGACTCAAAAGTTGGGACAACGGATCGCCGGCGGTTTAGCGGAAAAGGCCACTGTAAGACTAATTCGTGCCCTCTTACTGACAAATACTTCTAACAACCATGGCTCCAGTGGAAAAATTGCCCACTGTAATGCCAAAGGCCCTCTAGTAGCGAACATTCCCCAACAGGAAAGTAATGGCCGATAG
- a CDS encoding Gldg family protein, translating to MWWNVLFAVVFGVTVGIAGFLVIKRQGGNFWRKRAAEADVNTLISTTAMVIILILANLLANKYSWRIDLTETKLYTLSPQTQQVLKSLSEPIRVYVFDWPPNGYDRQLLKNYARHSKYFSFDFIDPQVNLSLAQKFQVDRKGNVYIQWRDKRQLVQTVSPQSRLEENKLTNAIVKIRRETTPVVYIIQGHGEPSLDPATQPSFSQAVKTLNDNGYIVKPLNLGQSPLIPPDASVLIVSSGDRNILPGEEKIIQKYLEKGGNILIMVNASSEVPLAKTLSQWGVKLHDSIVVDPSGTGETLGLGPSVTIITNYGQHPITRDFNNGLTILPWARPIITENKPAIEKTPLLITHHQSWGETNLEGEQVLFDPTKDKKGPLEIAVALVRKNSNTRTQVQQKNTSTPTNTPVKPETKNKGDLPPPPINPPKPDNIPLVTTQPSKDTTKMVVVGNANFATDGWFLQQLNQDFLLNAISWLANEDEQLLSIRPIEAVNRRLRPTPLQVQILWWLALVILPLMALIIAFVTWWQRSRLS from the coding sequence ATGTGGTGGAATGTATTATTTGCAGTAGTATTTGGGGTGACAGTGGGGATTGCAGGTTTTCTGGTCATTAAGAGGCAAGGAGGAAATTTCTGGAGGAAACGAGCCGCCGAGGCAGATGTAAACACACTAATATCCACTACGGCAATGGTAATAATATTAATTCTGGCAAATCTGTTAGCAAATAAATACTCTTGGCGCATAGACTTAACAGAAACGAAACTATATACCCTCTCCCCCCAAACACAACAAGTCTTAAAAAGTCTTTCTGAACCAATAAGGGTTTATGTATTTGATTGGCCCCCCAATGGTTATGACCGTCAACTCCTCAAAAATTATGCCCGCCATAGCAAATATTTCTCATTTGATTTCATAGATCCGCAGGTGAACCTAAGTCTAGCACAAAAATTTCAAGTAGATAGAAAGGGCAATGTCTACATACAGTGGCGGGATAAACGCCAACTGGTACAAACTGTATCCCCCCAGAGTCGACTAGAAGAAAATAAACTCACTAATGCCATCGTGAAGATAAGAAGGGAAACCACCCCCGTTGTATATATTATCCAAGGACATGGAGAACCCTCCCTAGACCCAGCAACACAACCCAGTTTCTCTCAAGCGGTAAAAACCCTCAATGATAATGGTTATATTGTTAAACCCCTTAACCTAGGACAGTCCCCCCTTATCCCTCCCGATGCCAGTGTTTTAATAGTAAGTAGTGGGGACAGGAATATACTACCTGGGGAAGAGAAAATTATTCAGAAGTATCTGGAAAAGGGTGGCAACATTCTAATTATGGTCAATGCCTCTAGTGAAGTTCCATTGGCCAAGACCCTCAGTCAATGGGGTGTTAAACTCCATGATAGCATAGTGGTCGACCCCTCCGGCACCGGCGAGACACTGGGTCTGGGTCCTTCTGTTACTATAATCACTAACTACGGTCAGCACCCTATAACTCGGGATTTTAACAATGGACTGACCATACTTCCCTGGGCTAGACCAATTATAACAGAAAATAAACCAGCAATAGAAAAAACCCCCTTGCTAATCACCCATCACCAATCTTGGGGTGAAACCAATTTGGAGGGCGAACAAGTATTATTTGATCCTACAAAAGATAAAAAAGGCCCCCTGGAAATAGCAGTTGCCTTGGTGAGAAAAAACTCAAATACCCGCACCCAAGTCCAACAGAAAAATACCTCCACCCCTACCAACACCCCTGTCAAGCCTGAGACGAAAAACAAAGGAGACTTGCCACCGCCACCGATTAACCCCCCAAAACCAGATAACATCCCCCTAGTAACCACTCAACCTTCTAAAGACACCACAAAAATGGTAGTGGTAGGTAACGCCAATTTCGCCACCGACGGCTGGTTTTTGCAACAACTCAATCAGGACTTTCTCTTAAATGCTATCTCCTGGTTGGCTAACGAAGACGAACAACTGTTGTCTATCCGGCCCATAGAAGCTGTCAATCGTCGTCTCCGCCCCACCCCCCTACAAGTTCAAATCCTCTGGTGGTTGGCCCTTGTAATTCTACCATTAATGGCCCTTATTATTGCCTTTGTTACCTGGTGGCAACGAAGTCGACTCTCATAA